The Pyrodictium delaneyi genome contains a region encoding:
- a CDS encoding helix-turn-helix transcriptional regulator has translation MRPCVAVLLALLAILTPVASAAEAPSLLTSSIYKLDELGVATVTIEVSGENLIVVELPLEQGYEPESIVVYGPDGLPLDYDIVNNTLIVYAGNATRLTVEYTALLGRQADGIVEATIHPSGPATIYLPRGAALAGFTGEPTIDYSSGRIVLRYSGPGEYTIDYVPSAPPSTVSQKAGNIETQTVSEKETSGGTNSNAPIIAVLAAAGASTAGAAILFRRKRSEKNSSSAATDVVIVADSTLDERDRAILELLRSRGPMGVSDVARSLGISKSTAWRKLQKLVNMGLVERIAVDGSPLYRVKESNQKED, from the coding sequence ATGAGGCCGTGTGTTGCTGTACTCCTTGCTCTCCTAGCTATCTTGACTCCAGTAGCCTCAGCTGCCGAGGCTCCCAGCTTACTCACAAGCAGCATCTATAAGCTCGACGAGCTCGGCGTAGCCACAGTTACTATTGAAGTTAGTGGTGAGAACCTAATTGTCGTAGAGCTACCGCTAGAGCAGGGCTACGAGCCCGAGAGCATCGTTGTCTATGGACCTGATGGCCTGCCCCTAGACTACGACATTGTTAACAACACACTCATAGTCTACGCTGGCAACGCTACAAGATTAACCGTAGAGTATACAGCGTTACTGGGCAGACAAGCTGACGGCATAGTGGAGGCTACAATACATCCATCAGGCCCTGCCACAATCTACCTACCCCGAGGTGCCGCCCTAGCAGGCTTCACGGGCGAACCCACTATAGACTACTCATCGGGAAGGATAGTTCTCCGCTATAGCGGGCCCGGGGAATACACTATAGATTATGTCCCATCAGCTCCGCCCTCCACTGTATCACAGAAAGCCGGGAACATCGAGACACAAACTGTATCCGAGAAGGAGACAAGCGGGGGCACTAACTCCAATGCACCCATTATAGCAGTCCTCGCCGCTGCGGGAGCCAGCACAGCTGGGGCAGCTATCCTGTTTCGTCGTAAACGTAGCGAGAAGAATAGCAGCTCTGCTGCAACTGACGTAGTCATAGTTGCTGATTCTACCCTCGACGAGAGAGACCGGGCTATACTAGAGCTACTGCGGAGCCGTGGCCCAATGGGGGTAAGCGATGTTGCCAGGAGCCTAGGTATAAGCAAGTCCACTGCCTGGAGGAAGCTCCAGAAGCTAGTAAACATGGGGCTGGTAGAGAGAATAGCAGTAGACGGCTCCCCCCTCTACCGGGTGAAGGAGAGCAACCAGAAAGAAGACTAG
- a CDS encoding metallophosphoesterase — protein MLIGVVSDTHDSQEAARRAARLLLSRGAELVLHLGDIVAPFTLRRFHEEGVKKLIAVYGNNCGERLGLQRVAASLGYEIHDWPHTVEIAGRRILMIHGIGPAEKTRKFVEALAASGHYDAVLYGHTHEVDMRRIGSTLILNPGEACGCLTGRRTVALLDTETMEAELLEL, from the coding sequence ATGTTGATAGGAGTTGTGAGTGACACCCACGACAGCCAGGAGGCTGCCAGGCGGGCAGCCCGGCTGCTACTGAGCCGGGGCGCCGAGCTAGTCCTGCACCTCGGCGATATAGTGGCCCCATTCACGCTCCGCAGGTTCCACGAGGAGGGCGTCAAGAAGCTCATAGCTGTCTATGGTAACAATTGCGGCGAGCGCCTTGGCCTGCAACGCGTAGCAGCCAGCCTGGGCTACGAGATACACGACTGGCCACACACCGTGGAGATAGCGGGCCGCCGCATACTAATGATCCACGGCATCGGCCCGGCGGAGAAGACCCGCAAGTTCGTCGAGGCACTCGCTGCGAGCGGCCACTATGATGCAGTCCTCTATGGCCACACCCACGAGGTGGACATGAGGAGAATAGGCTCCACCCTGATACTCAACCCCGGTGAGGCCTGCGGCTGCCTAACAGGCCGGAGAACTGTAGCACTACTAGACACGGAGACTATGGAGGCCGAGCTGCTAGAACTCTAG
- a CDS encoding SWIM zinc finger family protein yields the protein MLKAAREYRWLRSLGVEERDVLRALRLASRSTLVKANDEAVVAVPSQRLGRLPRERVVSHSDLLALLKGAGHRVVATRVGRLPEEQQVYMVHVKRSGAECSCPASRLAGDPLCVHRLAAAIVLYQRGRLDLLEWLPAAVDEKKKWRRTRRMKTFRSRRRLGASRPLEF from the coding sequence TTGCTGAAAGCTGCTAGAGAGTATCGTTGGCTACGGAGCCTAGGGGTAGAGGAGCGCGACGTGCTCCGTGCTCTCCGGCTAGCTTCTCGTTCAACCCTAGTGAAGGCTAACGATGAGGCAGTAGTGGCTGTGCCTAGCCAGCGGCTCGGGAGGCTGCCACGTGAGCGCGTGGTGAGTCATAGCGACTTGCTAGCACTACTGAAAGGTGCAGGCCACCGAGTCGTAGCTACCCGTGTAGGCAGGCTCCCCGAGGAGCAGCAGGTCTACATGGTACACGTGAAGCGGAGTGGAGCCGAGTGTAGCTGCCCGGCTAGCCGGCTAGCTGGCGACCCTCTATGCGTGCACCGTTTGGCGGCAGCAATAGTGCTCTATCAGCGTGGCCGCCTCGACCTCCTCGAATGGCTTCCAGCAGCTGTCGACGAGAAAAAGAAATGGAGACGAACACGTAGGATGAAGACGTTTAGAAGCCGTAGACGGCTAGGGGCCTCTAGGCCTCTAGAGTTCTAG
- a CDS encoding MBL fold metallo-hydrolase — MREQIDLGYSRLYVLDATPRDFGAEYIRVYIVDGGEQAVAVVETGPASVAESVAKAVAEIANGRQVEIILTHVHIDHGGGAGRVAGLLTEQGLQVAIWAHPRGAPHIVNPSKLWKASNEALGETALVYGEPEPAPSSAVHETRDGMELCLGQARLRIIHTPGHASHHQSILLEPAVGQGERILFPGDSAGMYDPSSQGLAPTTPPPLRLDMYRESLRRMIDEKPDRIAFTHIGLGPAQLLETHRWQVDIWEETVREALARGLDPEKTLEAILDRDPYTARLYQRLGGTPHGRRMILNSVLGFMDYVQRMQGSY, encoded by the coding sequence ATGAGGGAGCAGATCGACCTGGGCTACTCCCGGCTATACGTCCTGGACGCTACACCCCGGGACTTCGGCGCCGAGTATATACGCGTCTATATTGTCGATGGCGGTGAGCAAGCAGTAGCAGTTGTAGAGACCGGCCCCGCCTCGGTGGCAGAGAGTGTCGCCAAGGCGGTCGCCGAGATAGCTAACGGTAGACAAGTAGAGATCATCCTGACACACGTCCACATAGACCATGGCGGCGGCGCGGGCCGCGTCGCGGGGCTCCTCACCGAGCAAGGACTCCAGGTGGCCATCTGGGCCCACCCCCGGGGCGCTCCACACATAGTGAACCCCTCGAAGCTCTGGAAAGCCTCAAACGAGGCCCTCGGCGAGACCGCGCTCGTCTACGGGGAGCCCGAGCCAGCTCCTAGTAGCGCTGTCCACGAGACCCGGGACGGCATGGAGCTGTGTCTCGGCCAAGCCCGGCTACGGATAATCCATACCCCCGGCCACGCGAGCCACCACCAGAGCATATTACTAGAACCCGCTGTGGGCCAGGGCGAACGCATACTGTTCCCAGGCGACTCCGCCGGTATGTACGACCCGAGCTCACAAGGCCTAGCGCCGACCACGCCACCACCCCTACGCCTAGACATGTACAGAGAAAGCTTGAGACGTATGATCGACGAGAAGCCCGACAGGATAGCATTCACCCACATCGGGCTCGGCCCGGCACAACTGCTGGAGACGCACCGGTGGCAGGTAGACATCTGGGAGGAGACAGTACGAGAAGCACTAGCCAGGGGCCTAGACCCAGAGAAGACGCTAGAAGCGATACTCGACCGCGACCCCTACACAGCCCGGCTCTACCAGAGGCTCGGCGGGACACCCCACGGCCGCCGGATGATACTAAACTCCGTGCTAGGATTCATGGACTATGTACAGAGGATGCAGGGAAGCTACTGA
- a CDS encoding formate--phosphoribosylaminoimidazolecarboxamide ligase: protein MARGRSPGQEAVRGYDLGRIRLAVPASHSALQLLRGARDEGVEAILVAHRRYYDAIYSRFPWLYSRAIVVESWRDLLSPRVVGELREANAVLVPHASLIEYVGVETLLELELPVLGNRYLLEIEASWDRKLSLLEDAGIDTPRRFSSPREAAEAGVPVIVKLPGAKGGRGYRLAAPGSVERVVGELEKQGYRLEDLVIQEYVVGVRLYSHYFNSLVHGRVELLGMDIRLESNVDGLARVPPRLQEELGLEPSYTVVANMPIVARESLLARVLDYGERFARAVERATGYPAAGPYSLEGIVTENLEYKIFEFSGRIVAGTNVYMGLQTPYASLYWEDPMYMGRRIARELREAAEKGILEKIVT from the coding sequence TTGGCTCGTGGTAGGAGTCCCGGCCAGGAGGCTGTGAGGGGCTACGACCTAGGACGTATCCGGCTAGCTGTGCCTGCAAGCCATTCCGCTTTGCAGCTGCTGCGTGGTGCCCGGGACGAGGGTGTAGAGGCTATACTGGTCGCGCACCGCCGCTACTATGATGCGATATACTCGCGGTTCCCGTGGCTCTACAGCCGCGCGATAGTGGTCGAGTCCTGGCGGGACCTCCTCAGCCCCCGCGTTGTAGGGGAGCTCCGAGAGGCCAACGCTGTTCTCGTGCCACATGCGAGCCTCATCGAGTACGTGGGTGTGGAGACGCTCCTCGAGCTAGAGCTCCCCGTTCTCGGCAACCGGTACCTCTTGGAGATAGAGGCTAGCTGGGACCGGAAGCTCTCCCTGCTAGAGGACGCCGGGATAGACACGCCCCGGAGGTTCAGCTCGCCCCGCGAAGCAGCCGAGGCAGGTGTCCCGGTGATAGTCAAGCTCCCCGGGGCTAAGGGTGGCCGCGGCTACCGGCTAGCAGCTCCCGGCAGCGTGGAGAGGGTCGTCGGGGAGCTAGAGAAGCAGGGCTACCGGCTCGAGGACCTGGTCATCCAGGAGTACGTGGTGGGTGTCCGTCTCTACAGCCACTACTTCAACAGCCTAGTCCACGGCCGGGTGGAGCTTCTAGGCATGGATATCCGGCTAGAGAGCAACGTGGACGGGCTCGCCCGGGTACCGCCCCGGCTCCAGGAGGAGCTAGGCCTAGAGCCCAGCTACACCGTGGTAGCCAACATGCCGATCGTGGCGCGTGAGAGCCTCCTCGCCCGGGTACTGGACTATGGTGAGCGCTTCGCCAGGGCCGTGGAGAGGGCCACCGGCTACCCCGCAGCCGGGCCCTACAGCCTCGAGGGCATAGTCACCGAGAACCTAGAGTACAAGATATTCGAATTCAGCGGCAGGATAGTAGCCGGCACCAACGTGTACATGGGGCTCCAGACGCCCTACGCTAGCCTCTACTGGGAGGACCCAATGTACATGGGCCGCCGGATAGCCCGGGAGCTACGCGAGGCAGCCGAGAAGGGCATACTCGAGAAGATAGTCACCTAG
- a CDS encoding glycerophosphodiester phosphodiesterase, translating into MEVVGHRANTVRWLRRHLACTRSVEIDVYLRSGVPVAGHLLPRARPLLLRERLARLLEGLHFTPSRPLRELLAHVPPGSMVMLDLKDRVPPRLLAEALEGAWGLRLVLVTRWHSDTRELTEALPGARVLLSIDSRPAEPRVLVEAAGAHGVSVRASYVDPQLVEALHQGGYLVAAWTVNEPREALRLAELGVDMIVSDVPCKVARVLQAGRSS; encoded by the coding sequence GTGGAGGTGGTGGGGCACCGTGCCAACACGGTGAGGTGGCTCCGCCGCCACCTCGCCTGCACCCGCAGCGTTGAGATAGACGTGTACCTGCGCAGCGGCGTCCCCGTCGCGGGGCACCTCCTCCCCCGGGCGAGGCCGCTGCTTCTCCGGGAGCGGCTAGCCCGGCTCCTCGAGGGCCTACACTTCACCCCCAGTAGGCCGCTACGGGAGCTATTGGCCCACGTGCCGCCTGGGAGCATGGTTATGCTCGACCTCAAGGATCGGGTGCCCCCGCGGCTCCTCGCCGAGGCCCTGGAGGGGGCGTGGGGGTTGAGGCTGGTCCTCGTCACACGGTGGCACAGCGACACCCGAGAGTTGACCGAGGCGCTCCCGGGCGCACGGGTGCTGCTGAGCATCGATAGCCGTCCAGCCGAGCCACGCGTGCTAGTGGAGGCGGCGGGGGCGCATGGTGTTAGTGTCCGGGCTAGCTACGTGGACCCGCAGCTAGTGGAGGCGCTGCACCAGGGAGGCTACCTGGTCGCGGCGTGGACTGTGAACGAGCCCCGGGAAGCACTCCGGCTAGCAGAGCTAGGCGTAGACATGATTGTGAGCGACGTGCCGTGCAAAGTGGCTAGAGTGCTCCAAGCAGGAAGGAGCAGCTAA